The Euphorbia lathyris chromosome 3, ddEupLath1.1, whole genome shotgun sequence genome contains a region encoding:
- the LOC136223110 gene encoding mechanosensitive ion channel protein 5-like has product MADNSGHRSQEDAGKIRRESRYDFRSDKVKDKPTLQNESENYVNPAHTSTSAEDPPSKLIGQFLHKQRTNGDFSLDMDLEMAELQTDTTTPINRHLPPISESVVTLDTNEDNESVRKRRFQFKNSLAKKSNVDSAAGAKDGELLKSSSRNDVNTSPSFKKKANLFKERTKSKSRLTDEPPEKPGKVVVRSGQLRSGFLGRVDHEEEDDPFDEDIPEKYRKDKLDIWVLLEWVSLILIIATLVSSLAFPFLRKRSLWKLSLWKWEVLVLVLICGRLVSRWFIRIIVFFVERNFLLRKRVLFFVYGLKKAVQNCLWLGLVLIAWHFLFDKKVQREARSETLRYVTKVLVCLVVGTLVWFVKTLVVKVLASSFNVNTYFDRIQESVFNQFLIETLSGPPLIEINMDEEKEKELATEIQKLQNAGAVLPAGLQPTICTLPQVAKVVESGKMQKSPPIGAPELSRRLRITIDQLHKLNQKNVSAWNMKKMMNIVRYGALSTLNEEIRDTSHHGDDESATKIRSEIEAKAAAKKIFHNVAKPGSRFIFLEDILRFMHEDEALKAFSLFDGASESKKISKSCLKNWVVHAFRERRALALTINDTKTAVKKLHRIVNVVVGSIVGVIWLVILGIATSKFLVFISSQLVLVAFIFGNTCKTVFESIIFLFVIHPFDVGDRCEIDGVQMVVEEMDILTTVFLRYDNQKIIIANSVLVTKAISNYYRSPDMGDGVEFLVHVATPPEKIALMRQRITCYMENKKEHWYPSPMVIFKELEDLNKIRIAVWFSHTINHQDMGEKFLRRSLLLEEIVKIFRELDMQYRLLPLDINVRALPPVSSGHIPPSWAS; this is encoded by the exons ATGGCTGATAATTCCGGTCACCGCAGCCAAGAAGATGCCGGAAAGATTCGGAGGGAATCACGCTATGATTTTCGGAGTGATAAAGTGAAAGATAAACCCACTCTACAGAATGAGAGTGAAAATTATGTGAATCCTGCTCATACTTCAACTTCAGCGGAGGATCCTCCCTCCAAGCTTATCGGTCAGTTTTTGCATAAACAAAGAACTAACGGTGACTTTTCCTTAGACATGGACTTGGAAATGGCCGAGCTTCAAACTGATACCACCACGCCTATTAACCGGCACTTACCGCCGATTTCGGAGTCCGTTGTCACCTTAGACACAAACGAGGATAACGAGTCGGTGAGGAAGAGGAGGTTTCAGTTTAAAAATTCTCTGGCCAAAAAGAGCAATGTCGACAGTGCCGCCGGAGCTAAGGATGGAGAGCTTCTGAAGTCTAGTTCCAGAAATGATGTGAACACTTCGCCGTCGTTTAAGAAGAAAGCGAACCTGTTCAAGGAGAGGACGAAATCGAAATCGAGATTGACGGATGAACCTCCTGAAAAACCAGGGAAAGTGGTAGTAAGATCAGGCCAATTAAGGTCTGGATTCTTAGGAAGAGTTGATCATGAGGAAGAGGATGACCCATTTGACGAAGATATTCCTGAAAAGTACAGAAAAGATAAGCTTGATATATGGGTTTTGCTTGAATGGGTGAGTTTAATTTTAATCATTGCAACTTTAGTATCTAGTCTTGCTTTTCCATTTCTAAGAAAAAGATCACTCTGGAAACTTAGTTTATGGAAATGGGAAGTACTAGTTCTAGTATTAATCTGTGGCAGATTAGTTTCTAGATGGTTTATAAGAATCATTGTGTTCTTCGTTGAGAGGAATTTTCTCTTGAGAAAAAGAGTTTTATTCTTCGTTTACGGGTTAAAGAAAGCAGTGCAGAATTGCCTGTGGCTGGGTCTTGTTTTGATAGCTTGGCATTTTCTCTTTGACAAGAAAGTTCAGAGGGAAGCAAGAAGTGAAACCCTTAGATATGTTACCAAGGTTCTGGTTTGTTTAGTGGTGGGTACATTAGTATGGTTTGTGAAGACTCTTGTGGTTAAGGTTCTTGCATCTTCTTTTAATGTAAATACCTACTTTGATCGGATTCAGGAGTCAGTGTTTAATCAATTTTTGATTGAAACACTTTCTGGTCCTCCATTGATTGAGATAAATATGgatgaggaaaaggaaaaggaattgGCAACTGAGATACAGAAATTGCAAAATGCAGGGGCTGTTTTACCAGCTGGCCTTCAGCCAACTATTTGCACATTGCCACAAGTTGCCAAAGTAGTAGAGAGTGGTAAGATGCAGAAAAGCCCTCCAATTGGTGCCCCTGAACTCTCTCGTAGACTTAGGATAACAATCGATCAGTTGCACAAATTGAATCAGAAGAATGTTTCTGCTTGGAatatgaagaagatgatgaacatTGTTAGATATGGTGCTTTATCTACATTGAATGAAGAAATAAGAGATACTAGTCATCATGGTGATGATGAGTCTGCTACAAAGATTAGAAGTGAAATTGAAGCAAAAGCTGCAGCaaagaaaatatttcacaaTGTTGCTAAGCCGGGATCTAG GTTTATCTTCTTGGAGGACATTCTGCGTTTCATGCACGAAGACGAGGCTTTGAAGGCCTTCAGTCTTTTCGACGGAGCATCTGAAAGCAAGAAAATTAGCAAGTCTTGTTTGAAAAATTGGGTG GTTCATGCTTTTAGAGAACGGAGGGCACTTGCATTGACGATCAATGATACAAAAACTGCGGTAAAAAAACTGCATCGCATAGTGAACGTTGTGGTGGGGAGCATTGTAGGTGTTATTTGGCTTGTCATACTAGGGATTGCAACAAGCAAGTTTCTGGTGTTTATATCCTCCCAACTTGTCCTTGTGGCATTTATATTCGGAAACACATGCAAAACAGTATTCGAATCTATTATCTTCTTGTTTGTGATTCACCCTTTTGATGTGGGTGATCGCTGTGAAATCGATGGAGTTCAG ATGGTGGTTGAAGAGATGGACATTTTAACTACAGTTTTTCTAAGATATGATAATCAGAAGATCATAATTGCTAACAGTGTTCTTGTCACCAAAGCCATCAGTAACTACTATCGTAGCCCAGACATGGGAGATGGAGTTGAGTTCTTGGTCCATGTAGCAACCCCACCCGAAAAAATTGCACTCATGAGGCAACGAATTACTTG TTACATGGAGAATAAAAAAGAGCATTGGTATCCTTCTCCGATGGTCATATTCAAGGAACTAGAAGACCTGAATAAGATACGGATAGCAGTATGGTTCTCTCATACAATAAATCACCAAGATATGGGAGAGAAATTTTTAAGGAGATCCCTCTTGCTTGAAGAGATAGTTAAGATTTTCAGGGAGCTTGACATGCAATACCGTCTTCTTCCTCTTGACATCAATGTCCGTGCATTGCCTCCAGTTTCATCTGGTCACATTCCCCCTAGTTGGGCAAGCTGA